The genomic DNA ATTATTTTGAGATtacatttcatttgaaaatCGCATACCACTGTGACCGAAGCGATTCCAATACATTGATTGCAGTTAAtattatatcattttatttattatgatttttattttcctttGTTACTTTCATCTCGGCAAGAACGGTCTTGTTATTTTCATGTAAAATTTATCTTCAATTTACCGCATTTTAATGAGAACTTCCACAAAGAAAATAACAACTACAAACGTCAATACGAAACACATGATCAAAATGCATTAATTGATTCTCAACgcaaaataaatacaatgtTCAATGTTGTAAATTCAATACCTAttaccttcagtaagtaggctagccctgcgctacacagaaacaacaataacgagaacatgtttggtTATtattagggctgtccaaaatcgaataattttttgattcgaatcgaatcgaatattttcgccgaatcgaaccgaataatcgaatattattgcgcaatattaAATCTATCTCTATCtacaataaacgcctgcccctcgatgttgtggtaacgtatgtgcagttacatcttacttactgctggtattttgcaatacaatgttttcagatttaggaaaggagatcacacgcttgtatgaactggtcaaaaaaattggaggactccaaaatttgggtctcgaaaactgttgagtgttaagagtaaaaattgcactattcaaaaattgcaatctcaattttgatgctaagtgattcaagagtcttgctgcacactaacacaaatatatttctgtaacgtttcgtctgaccaaggtcagacttcttcagacatacataattcaactacaacacgaaaagcagttacatgcatatttaaacaatcatagTAGAATTATAGGAGTCACGcatgttaaataatcaataaaatctgtgaatttcttgattaaataacAGCGGGTGGCCGAAATAAGTGTCATTGATGAGATCTCTCtctatgttttatatttagcaATTGAAGTCCAAATTATACAATGGTGTTTTATTTCTCAGTATTGTATAATGCAGACCAGAAAAGTTGTCTGTGTGTCAAATGTAATATAGTGATATTTTGTCTGTTATTAGCATATCTGGCCATGCATGATCCAAttctgagaaaaaaatatattaggtacaagaattgattaaaacaatgaatgaaaatatctaAACTTCCTTAATATTCATCCCTTGTGGCTCGTGTGTCCCGAAAAGATGAATGTAATGGGATTCCTTGTTCTTTCGATAAATGTGGTCatgaaatagtttttcaatgccAATGACACTCAAATCTTTAAGTGAATGTCCCGGTTGACTGAAATGGGCGCCAACAACCAGATCTTTGTTTTGGGTTTTTATACTTCTAATATGCTCAGTTATTCGGTATTTTAAATGTCTTCCCGTTTCTCCTATGTATTGCATGCCACACTTTTTGCAGCTTATCAGGTAGATTACATTTTCCGAGTTGCATGTAACTTTTTGACGAATCCTTATTTCTGCTgtcttttgtttgtttgttgcaattttccTTTCTTCGGAATATTGGCAGGTACTGCACGATTTTCTGCCACATTTGAAAAAGCCTGGATTCTTTTTAACGGGAGTTTCTGGTTTCAATTTTGCTCTGACTAATTTGTCCCTTAGTGTGGGGCATTTACGATAGGCTAATCTTGGTGGTTTTGGGAAAATTTCTTTTAGTCTATCGTTGTTATCTAAAATGTATTGgtaatctgaaaatatttttcgaaggTTTGGTTGGGTCGGGTGATAGTTTGTGATGAAGGAAAGCAAAGTTTCTTTTTTGGTTTCAGTTTTTGGGATTAAAAGGAGTTTTCTGTCGAGTTTTTTTGCAGATTGTATTGCATCTTCAACCAAATTTTCTTTGTAGTTTCTCTTCGTGAggtatgttttcattatttttgcatgtttatCAAAGAGCTCATTTGTTGAACAGGTTCTTCTTATTCTGATGAATAGactttttggaatatttttagtGACATGTTTAGGGTGGCAGGACGATGGCGAAAGATACTGGTGCGAGTCGGTTTCTTTGCTGAAGATTTCCGTTTCCAATTTGTTGTTAATGATATGAACCTTAACATCCAAAAACGTAATCCAGTTTGTTGAGCATTCGAATGTAAATTTGATTGTTGGATGTAAAGAATTTGCTAAGGTAACAAATTCTGATAGTTTCTCTTTGCCATGTGTCCATATAAGAAAACAATCATCAATAAAGCGGCAATAGTACTGTGGTTTTAAAGGGGTTTTGTCTAATAAATTGGATTCCAGGTTTGCCATAAAAATGTTCGCATACTTGGGTGCCAATTTTGTTCCCATCGCAGTTCCCTGAATTTGAAGGTAATGTTGGTCGTCAAAAACGAAGTTGTTGTTTGTCAGGACTAAGTTGGCTGCTTTTGCTATCCAGGGGATTTCTTGTTTGTCTTCGCTGAATCTGTTGAGGTATTTTTCCATTGCTTCTATGCCATCGTTGTGGGGGATGTTTGTGTAGAGGGAGACTACGTCCATACTCACTAGTAAAGATTCCTGTcctattgttttgattttttgtaaATGATTTAAGAAATCCATGCTGTCTCGAATATATGAGGGTATAACTCTTTTACACATGAGCGGAGTCAGTTTATAATCTACATAGGCCGAAAGTTTTTCTGTTGCTGTGCCATTCGTTGATATTATGGGACGACTAGGGTGATTTTCTTTGTGTATCTTGGGTTGGAGGCGTAGGCGACCTGGTTTGGGGTCTTTTGGGAGGATTGATTTAGCTAATTTATCGTCTATTACTCCAGCTTCCTTCATTTTTGAGCAAAGATTAataataggcttgcacgtaattgacaaaaatcaattccgtaattacggcaaaatcaattacgtaatgaccccgtaattgcgatatttttccacgcatttaaacctatcataacaaccaattgaatccacatcttttccgaatgggacattgaaattgggttttcatattcttggcagtactacacgccggcggcaaatgttaaatacaaatatcaaggggtgaattcaaattaattttattctgatttttatcttttgtgttagctttggttttactttatcaccttcgcaaattaaccgtcccatttttatgcgatcaattttattttatcattaccgacactgatatacggatatttatgaaaacgatagttttttgaaaccaccttagtactgaataaaaattacgggtttctaatttattaaccaacgacgagcgtattctctcgtttgattatacttgcgatttcctcgcgacgaagacttgtttttgcagcgtcttctgcattatccgacattactgccttgttagcattttataataataattattgatgtcgacttattgacgatattccgattacaatgcttcattttacatttaatcatttcgcggactgaatgtttataacattatttgcgataaatttagatcaaatattatttatttgcgtataatttaaataccgaacttacatgatatgccttctccgaaaatacaaagttatatcgcaaaacaatgcattttgtgacatttattttacactcacgacatttatttgctaactcaagtcggcgatcctatcggccaagattgacacaaatttggtcgagtgccggtggtattcaagtcgacgataaaccgaaataagttgccgcatttggtgggacagttaatcatatatggccgaaatattgagaagaattgtgaaaaacatcatgagcaaggccaagtccggactgatatataacgataaaaccgttaacagaacatcaagattttgtaatagaaaatggatctctcacagaataaacacactggctcatatttgatagcagttaaatttttagcggtccgcgaggaatccgtcgtttttttgtttctctgccgtctcaatcgctttaccgatgccgagaagacgaagttgcgttggttcatttcgcaatctctcttttgtcgtcatattggtATCTGATacgcgcgacattaattatcacggcgaggaattggcgcgagtgatcaatcgctcttttcgcttatttggttccaattcgtcgcgaaagctcttcgttaaatttcacaagttcgtcgtgttgaaaggttatggatattttcctgtttataccccaagtctgaaataaaacagccaaaaacagtatgatattccatgttcatatatcaagtgttgatattaacaataaagaatggttaagcattgctaatccacacttggtggggaattcccactatttaaacgcgtgactataacaTAGAAACgaaacatatataccataagtaacggaaaactggaacaagtaaataataaataaaagtaaaatggatacaaatgtttgatagaccatgtttgatagattgatcccctgcgttcattagtcacttcacccgaagaagttgaaaccgggcgtgttagcgtccattggtcttaacacaattcttccccctatctacggttattatgtacattggccatggccatgctagataagatgcgagagaagttgaaatcaggtgtgttggcgtcaatcagtctcaacgcaattctatcctttatctacggttaagttgcgggagaagttaaaaccaagtgtgttggcgtcaaacggccctactcagttcttcccccttaactacgttaataatttacattggccatgccagataagttgataataggttagtaaatggcaacgcgtcatgccttccttcacctacgtaacaagagagagaaaaacggctgcgaataccggaactctcttctacttgttgagctttcatttttcgcaatcgacgaaattgactgctttgaagaaagctcgtttcaatgcaataattacgactttacgtaattcgtaacttcccttccgtaactccaaataattacgtaattccgtaaatccgtaaattacgtgcaagcctaattaATAACATCATTTCCAATTTGTCTTGACTTATCTTTTGGCAGAAGCCGGTACACCGATTTGTCATTTAATTGACGCATCCCTTCAGCGACATAGTCAGTTCGGGATAGAATGCAAATACCTCCTCCTTTATCGGCCGGAACTATAATGATATCTCGTGCTGCTCGTCCTTCGAGTTCTTTTAGTGCCATAATTTCATCTTTATTTAAATTAGGGTAAGCATGTTTTTCAGGTGTCTTTTTGCCT from Styela clava chromosome 12, kaStyClav1.hap1.2, whole genome shotgun sequence includes the following:
- the LOC120337843 gene encoding uncharacterized protein LOC120337843 produces the protein MKEAGVIDDKLAKSILPKDPKPGRLRLQPKIHKENHPSRPIISTNGTATEKLSAYVDYKLTPLMCKRVIPSYIRDSMDFLNHLQKIKTIGQESLLVSMDVVSLYTNIPHNDGIEAMEKYLNRFSEDKQEIPWIAKAANLVLTNNNFVFDDQHYLQIQGTAMGTKLAPKYANIFMANLESNLLDKTPLKPQYYCRFIDDCFLIWTHGKEKLSEFVTLANSLHPTIKFTFECSTNWITFLDVKVHIINNKLETEIFSKETDSHQYLSPSSCHPKHVTKNIPKSLFIRIRRTCSTNELFDKHAKIMKTYLTKRNYKENLVEDAIQSAKKLDRKLLLIPKTETKKETLLSFITNYHPTQPNLRKIFSDYQYILDNNDRLKEIFPKPPRLAYRKCPTLRDKLVRAKLKPETPVKKNPGFFKCGRKSCSTCQYSEERKIATNKQKTAEIRIRQKVTCNSENVIYLISCKKCGMQYIGETGRHLKYRITEHIRSIKTQNKDLVVGAHFSQPGHSLKDLSVIGIEKLFHDHIYRKNKESHYIHLFGTHEPQGMNIKEV